From the Rhodococcus sp. NBC_00297 genome, one window contains:
- the glmS gene encoding glutamine--fructose-6-phosphate transaminase (isomerizing) produces MCGIVGYVGHRRALPVVVEALRRMEYRGYDSAGIAVLDGSGGMAVERKAGKLANLEAELDELGRDTFVGTSGIGHTRWATHGRPTDRNAHPHRDRADRVAVVHNGIIENFAPLRAELENAGVEFESDTDTEVAVHLVAAAYDEGPTAGDFVQSALAVLQRLEGAFTLVFTHVDHPDTIVAARRSTPLVVGVGEGEMFVGSDVAAFIEHTRDAVELGQDQVVVITADGYDVMNFDGSEAEGRPFRIDWDLAAAEKGGHDYFMLKEIQEQPAAVADTLLGHFTDGRIVLDEQRLSDQELRDVDKVFVVACGSAYHSGLLAKYAIEHWTRLPVEVELASEFRYRDPVLDRSTLVVAISQSGETADTLEAVRHAKEQKARVLAVCNTNGSQIPREADAVLYTRAGPEIGVASTKAFLAQVTANYLVGLALAQARGTKYPDEVAREYADLEAMPDLVRKVLETVEPVRALARELASSPTVLFLGRHVGYPVALEGALKLKELAYMHAEGFAAGELKHGPIALIEDDLPVIIVMPSPKGRAVLHSKMLSNIREIQARGARTVVIAEEGDETVRPFADHLIEIPAAPSLLQPLLSTVPLQVFAAEVAQARGYDVDKPRNLAKSVTVE; encoded by the coding sequence ATGTGCGGAATCGTCGGGTACGTCGGACATCGTCGAGCGCTACCGGTGGTGGTGGAGGCGTTGCGCCGGATGGAGTACCGCGGATACGACTCGGCCGGCATCGCCGTCCTGGACGGGTCCGGGGGTATGGCCGTCGAGCGCAAGGCCGGAAAACTGGCGAACCTCGAGGCCGAACTGGACGAACTCGGGCGGGACACCTTCGTCGGCACCAGCGGGATCGGCCACACCCGGTGGGCCACCCACGGACGGCCCACCGATCGCAACGCCCACCCGCACCGCGACCGCGCCGACCGCGTCGCCGTCGTGCACAACGGCATCATCGAGAACTTCGCGCCGCTGCGCGCCGAACTCGAGAACGCAGGCGTCGAGTTCGAGTCGGACACCGACACCGAGGTGGCCGTCCATCTGGTCGCCGCCGCCTACGACGAGGGCCCCACGGCCGGAGACTTCGTCCAGAGCGCCCTCGCGGTGCTGCAGCGCCTCGAAGGCGCCTTCACGCTCGTGTTCACCCACGTCGATCACCCCGACACCATCGTCGCGGCCCGTCGCTCCACCCCGTTGGTCGTCGGCGTCGGCGAGGGCGAGATGTTCGTCGGGTCCGATGTCGCCGCCTTCATCGAGCACACGCGCGACGCGGTCGAGCTCGGGCAGGACCAGGTCGTGGTGATCACCGCCGACGGCTACGACGTCATGAACTTCGACGGGTCCGAGGCCGAGGGGCGTCCGTTCCGCATCGACTGGGACCTCGCCGCCGCCGAGAAGGGTGGTCACGACTACTTCATGTTGAAGGAGATCCAGGAGCAGCCCGCGGCGGTCGCGGACACCCTCCTCGGACACTTCACCGACGGTCGCATCGTCCTCGACGAGCAGCGACTGTCGGATCAGGAGCTGCGCGACGTCGACAAGGTGTTCGTCGTCGCGTGCGGCAGCGCGTACCACTCGGGGCTGCTGGCGAAATACGCGATCGAGCATTGGACGCGCCTCCCCGTGGAGGTGGAGCTGGCCAGCGAGTTCCGTTACCGCGACCCCGTTCTCGACCGCTCGACACTCGTGGTGGCCATCTCTCAGTCGGGCGAGACCGCCGACACGCTGGAGGCGGTCCGGCACGCGAAGGAGCAGAAGGCCCGAGTCCTGGCCGTCTGCAACACCAACGGTTCCCAGATCCCGCGCGAGGCCGACGCGGTGCTCTACACGCGGGCGGGACCGGAGATCGGTGTCGCGTCGACCAAGGCGTTCCTCGCCCAGGTGACGGCCAACTACCTGGTCGGTCTGGCGTTGGCGCAGGCTCGCGGTACCAAGTACCCGGACGAGGTCGCACGGGAGTACGCAGATCTCGAGGCCATGCCGGACCTGGTGAGGAAGGTGCTCGAGACGGTCGAGCCCGTTCGCGCTCTGGCCCGCGAGTTGGCGTCGTCACCGACGGTGCTGTTCCTGGGTCGCCACGTCGGTTACCCGGTGGCCCTCGAGGGTGCGCTCAAGCTCAAGGAGCTCGCGTACATGCACGCCGAGGGTTTCGCCGCCGGCGAGCTCAAGCACGGTCCGATCGCCCTCATCGAGGACGACCTGCCCGTGATCATCGTGATGCCGTCGCCGAAGGGCCGAGCGGTGCTGCACTCGAAGATGCTCAGCAACATCCGTGAGATCCAGGCGCGCGGCGCCCGGACCGTCGTGATCGCCGAGGAGGGCGACGAGACGGTGCGGCCGTTCGCCGATCACCTCATCGAGATTCCGGCCGCGCCGTCACTACTGCAGCCGCTGTTGTCGACGGTGCCGCTGCAGGTGTTCGCCGCCGAGGTCGCGCAGGCGCGCGGCTACGACGTGGACAAGCCGCGCAACCTCGCGAAGTCGGTCACCGTCGAGTGA
- a CDS encoding plastocyanin/azurin family copper-binding protein: MARLTTLAATIGVTAALALSLTSCTEDAPTAERPTGPNVVTVAAMAYSPASVTISPGDTVTWFFDDTGVAHNVIGIDAASRLLHSPMISSGQFSQTFDDPGTYPYFCSVHPNMTGTVIVRES, encoded by the coding sequence ATGGCTCGCCTGACAACACTCGCGGCGACGATCGGAGTCACTGCCGCACTGGCACTGTCGCTCACATCGTGCACCGAGGACGCCCCCACCGCCGAACGTCCGACCGGGCCGAACGTCGTCACGGTCGCCGCGATGGCCTACTCCCCCGCCAGCGTCACCATCTCACCCGGCGACACCGTCACGTGGTTCTTCGACGACACCGGTGTCGCGCACAACGTGATCGGCATCGACGCGGCGTCCCGTCTGCTGCACAGCCCGATGATCTCGTCGGGTCAGTTCAGTCAGACGTTCGACGACCCCGGCACGTACCCGTACTTCTGCTCGGTGCACCCGAACATGACGGGCACCGTCATCGTCCGAGAGAGCTGA
- a CDS encoding NAD(P)H-hydrate dehydratase, with product MRHFHTADEVRAAEAPLLARLPEYAAMRRAAHGLATVVARELRARTGGVAGRRVLVLAGSGDNGGDALFAGAELRRRGVAVEALLLRPDRAHPAALAAFRAATGRVVTLAGDPDLVIDGIVGLSARGSLRPDAAAIVDGLTAPVVAADLPSGVDPDTGAVDGPAVRAAVTVAFGAYKPVHVLASAWCGELHLIDIGLVPAAATITSPDDGEVGRAWPVPGPADDKYSQGVTGIMAGSEKYPGAGVLCTGAAVAATSGMVRYVGQGGAEVVHHYPEVVTARSVDEAGRVQAWVVGPGFGTDDDAADRLRSVLESDVPVLVDADGLTVLSRRPELVRGRSSATVLTPHAGEFERLTGSAPGPDRVRSVRALAADWNVTVLLKGRATVIADPDGAVSVDDAGSSWSSTAGSGDVLSGMIGALLAAGVPARTAAVMGARAHSRAAALAATDRGRRTAAPISASPLLRAVADAVGDLRAQA from the coding sequence ATGCGCCACTTCCACACCGCCGACGAGGTGCGAGCGGCGGAAGCCCCGCTGCTGGCCCGACTGCCCGAGTACGCGGCGATGCGCCGCGCGGCCCACGGACTGGCGACGGTCGTCGCTCGTGAACTCCGGGCCCGCACCGGCGGGGTGGCCGGCAGACGGGTGCTCGTTCTCGCCGGATCCGGGGACAACGGCGGCGACGCGCTGTTCGCCGGCGCCGAACTACGCCGGCGCGGCGTTGCCGTGGAGGCACTGCTGCTCCGCCCCGATCGCGCCCACCCCGCCGCACTGGCGGCGTTCCGGGCCGCCACGGGACGTGTGGTGACGCTGGCCGGCGACCCCGATCTGGTGATCGACGGCATCGTCGGCCTGTCCGCGCGGGGATCGCTCCGACCGGACGCGGCCGCGATCGTCGACGGACTCACCGCCCCCGTCGTGGCTGCGGACCTGCCGTCGGGTGTCGACCCGGACACGGGCGCCGTCGACGGTCCCGCCGTCCGTGCCGCCGTGACGGTGGCGTTCGGCGCCTACAAGCCGGTGCACGTGCTCGCGAGCGCGTGGTGCGGCGAGCTGCACCTGATCGACATCGGCCTCGTTCCGGCCGCCGCGACGATCACGTCTCCCGACGACGGCGAGGTAGGCCGCGCGTGGCCGGTACCCGGACCTGCGGACGACAAGTACTCCCAGGGCGTCACCGGAATCATGGCGGGCAGCGAGAAGTATCCCGGCGCGGGCGTGCTGTGCACGGGCGCTGCGGTGGCGGCGACGTCCGGCATGGTCCGCTACGTCGGGCAGGGCGGCGCCGAGGTGGTGCATCACTACCCGGAGGTGGTCACCGCCCGTTCGGTCGACGAGGCAGGACGTGTACAGGCCTGGGTGGTCGGGCCTGGCTTCGGCACCGACGACGACGCGGCCGACCGGCTGCGCTCCGTCCTGGAGTCCGACGTCCCGGTCCTCGTCGACGCCGACGGACTGACCGTGCTGTCGCGGCGACCCGAGCTGGTGCGCGGACGGTCGTCGGCGACCGTGCTGACACCGCACGCGGGAGAGTTCGAGCGACTCACCGGGTCCGCGCCCGGACCCGATCGTGTCCGGTCCGTCCGTGCCCTCGCGGCCGACTGGAACGTGACGGTGCTGCTCAAGGGGCGAGCGACGGTGATCGCGGATCCCGACGGCGCCGTCTCCGTCGACGACGCGGGGTCGTCCTGGTCCTCGACGGCCGGGTCCGGCGACGTGCTGTCCGGCATGATCGGAGCGCTCCTCGCGGCGGGCGTGCCGGCCCGTACCGCCGCCGTCATGGGCGCTCGCGCGCACTCGCGGGCGGCCGCGCTCGCCGCCACCGATCGAGGTCGGCGTACCGCTGCTCCCATCTCCGCCTCACCGCTGCTCCGCGCCGTTGCGGACGCGGTCGGCGACCTCCGCGCACAGGCCTGA
- the alr gene encoding alanine racemase produces MTPVNSAQEVPTSPVAPAPTSRPQAEALIDLDAVAHNIRILIEHAGDAAVMAVVKADGYNHGGVEVARAALAAGARELGVATAAEALGLRTAGLTAPVLCWLHAPGTDFTGLIDSDVEIGVSSPRQIAEVGDAARRVGRPAVVSLKVDTGMNRNGVGADEFDAAVDALVAEQRGGALRVRGLFSHLVDADVPGDPINDRQKERFDAAADAMARAGVAPEVRHIANSAGALTRPDLAYDMVRPGIALYGLSPAPHLGWFGLRPVMTLRATVILLKRVAAGDGVSYGHEWIAPVDTTVALLPVGYADGITRALKNRYEVSIHGVRYPAVGRVCMDQIVVDLGPGRPDVAEGDTAYLFGPGDHGEPTAQDWAETLDTINYEVVTGIRGRVRRTFAGGVS; encoded by the coding sequence ATGACGCCGGTGAACAGCGCGCAGGAGGTGCCGACGAGTCCGGTCGCACCGGCTCCGACTTCTCGCCCGCAGGCCGAGGCGCTGATCGATCTGGACGCCGTCGCGCACAACATCCGCATCCTGATCGAGCACGCCGGCGATGCTGCGGTGATGGCCGTCGTCAAGGCGGACGGCTACAACCACGGCGGAGTGGAGGTCGCTCGGGCGGCGCTCGCGGCCGGTGCTCGCGAACTCGGTGTCGCCACGGCTGCGGAGGCGCTCGGACTGCGCACCGCGGGTCTCACGGCGCCGGTGCTGTGCTGGTTGCACGCCCCCGGCACCGACTTCACGGGACTGATCGACTCGGACGTCGAGATCGGCGTGTCCTCGCCCCGTCAGATAGCGGAGGTGGGCGACGCCGCACGCCGTGTCGGCCGTCCCGCCGTGGTGTCCCTCAAGGTCGACACCGGCATGAATCGCAACGGGGTGGGTGCGGACGAGTTCGACGCGGCCGTCGACGCCCTGGTCGCGGAGCAGCGTGGTGGCGCGCTGCGCGTGCGCGGCCTGTTCTCCCACCTGGTCGATGCGGACGTGCCCGGCGATCCGATCAACGACCGGCAGAAGGAGCGCTTCGACGCCGCCGCAGACGCGATGGCCCGAGCGGGCGTGGCACCCGAGGTACGGCACATCGCCAATTCCGCCGGTGCCCTGACCCGCCCCGACCTGGCCTACGACATGGTCCGACCGGGCATCGCGCTGTACGGCCTGTCCCCGGCACCCCATCTCGGATGGTTCGGACTGCGCCCCGTGATGACGCTGCGCGCCACGGTGATCCTGCTCAAGCGGGTGGCTGCCGGCGACGGCGTCTCCTACGGCCACGAGTGGATCGCTCCCGTCGACACGACGGTGGCGTTGCTGCCCGTGGGCTACGCCGACGGCATCACGCGTGCGCTGAAGAACCGGTACGAGGTGTCGATCCACGGCGTGCGGTATCCGGCGGTGGGCCGGGTGTGCATGGACCAGATCGTCGTCGACCTCGGACCCGGCCGTCCCGACGTCGCCGAGGGGGACACCGCGTACCTCTTCGGACCGGGCGACCACGGGGAGCCCACGGCCCAGGACTGGGCGGAGACGCTCGACACGATCAACTACGAGGTGGTGACCGGTATCCGCGGTCGAGTACGACGGACGTTCGCCGGAGGGGTCTCGTGA
- a CDS encoding alpha/beta fold hydrolase has protein sequence MAGGAASIAAVAAVAGITAVRRRVGPPVPDAGRREDFESMEFDRGCVVASGDGVPLAVREVGPLEAPLTVVFVHGYCLRMECWHYQRRELARRWGDDVRMVFYDQRGHGRSGDVSPDECDIARLGIDLADVIRAVAPRGPLVLVGHSMGGMSVLAATRQFPDAVAERVVGVALMSTTAAGLARTGLGRNLQNPAVDAFRLAVRTAPGAVQFGRGVVRGVIAPVLRAASFGTAVSPALEAFAEQMIHDTSVVTMVNFLQALELHDELEALPVIADTATLVLCGDDDWVIPFDKSEQLADALPHAEMVRVRRAGHLVQLEFPDEVNDALDRLVQRARDGRVRAEPTRRTVG, from the coding sequence ATGGCCGGGGGCGCAGCGAGTATCGCGGCCGTGGCCGCCGTGGCCGGCATCACGGCGGTGCGGCGCCGGGTGGGCCCGCCGGTGCCCGACGCCGGTCGGCGCGAGGACTTCGAGTCGATGGAGTTCGATCGCGGGTGCGTCGTCGCCAGCGGAGACGGAGTGCCGCTGGCGGTGCGCGAGGTCGGTCCACTCGAGGCGCCGCTGACCGTGGTGTTCGTGCACGGGTACTGCCTGCGCATGGAGTGCTGGCACTACCAGCGCCGCGAGCTCGCCCGCCGGTGGGGCGACGACGTGCGGATGGTGTTCTACGACCAGCGCGGTCACGGCCGATCCGGCGACGTCTCGCCGGACGAGTGCGACATCGCCCGCCTCGGCATCGATCTCGCCGACGTGATCCGGGCCGTCGCACCGCGTGGGCCGCTGGTGCTGGTGGGCCACTCGATGGGCGGCATGTCGGTGCTCGCGGCCACTCGCCAGTTCCCCGACGCGGTGGCCGAGCGGGTCGTCGGAGTCGCGCTGATGTCCACCACCGCAGCGGGTCTCGCGCGTACCGGTCTCGGACGGAACCTCCAGAATCCGGCCGTCGACGCGTTCCGGCTCGCGGTGCGGACCGCTCCGGGTGCGGTCCAGTTCGGCCGCGGTGTCGTGCGCGGGGTCATCGCCCCGGTGCTGCGCGCGGCGTCGTTCGGCACCGCGGTCAGTCCCGCCCTCGAGGCGTTCGCCGAGCAGATGATCCACGACACCTCGGTGGTGACGATGGTCAACTTCCTCCAGGCGCTCGAGCTGCACGACGAACTGGAGGCGCTGCCCGTCATCGCGGACACGGCGACCCTGGTGCTGTGCGGCGACGACGACTGGGTCATCCCGTTCGACAAGTCGGAGCAGCTGGCCGACGCGCTCCCGCACGCCGAGATGGTCCGGGTCCGCCGCGCCGGTCACCTGGTGCAGCTCGAGTTCCCCGACGAGGTGAACGACGCCCTGGACCGTCTGGTACAGCGTGCACGCGACGGACGGGTCCGCGCCGAACCGACGAGGCGAACCGTTGGCTGA
- the tsaE gene encoding tRNA (adenosine(37)-N6)-threonylcarbamoyltransferase complex ATPase subunit type 1 TsaE, whose product MPVEGEAVLSTAEDTELLGERLAAELEAGDVVVLDGPLGAGKTTLTKGLARGLGVLGRVSSPTFMIARTHRAGGDTGPGLVHVDAYRLGLGTGASAMVELDALDLDTELADSVVVVEWGEGIAEALADRHLLIRLRREPESDVRTATWQWIG is encoded by the coding sequence GTGCCGGTCGAAGGGGAGGCCGTCCTCTCGACGGCCGAGGACACCGAGCTCCTGGGCGAGCGCCTCGCCGCGGAGCTCGAAGCGGGCGACGTCGTGGTGCTCGACGGACCCCTCGGCGCAGGTAAGACGACGCTGACGAAGGGTCTCGCCCGCGGACTCGGCGTGCTCGGCCGCGTGAGCTCGCCGACGTTCATGATCGCGCGCACCCACCGCGCCGGCGGGGACACCGGCCCCGGGCTCGTGCACGTCGACGCCTACCGGCTGGGGCTCGGAACCGGCGCCTCGGCGATGGTCGAGCTCGACGCCCTCGACCTCGACACCGAGCTGGCGGACTCCGTCGTCGTCGTGGAGTGGGGCGAGGGCATCGCGGAGGCCCTCGCCGACCGGCACCTGCTGATCCGGCTGCGGCGCGAGCCGGAGTCCGACGTCCGCACCGCCACGTGGCAGTGGATCGGGTGA
- the tsaB gene encoding tRNA (adenosine(37)-N6)-threonylcarbamoyltransferase complex dimerization subunit type 1 TsaB has translation MLILAVDTSTPAVTAGVVRLDDTGPQPLATRVTVDARKHAEVLTPHILECLADAGISADDLSAVVVGTGPGPFTGLRVGMATGAAFGDALGIPVHGVGSLDAIAAAVPGDREVLVVTDARRREVYWARFRGAERIAGPFVSPAADIVVGESTVVAGSALHVDLVDLPVEPVESPSPECLVAVAAQALRSGAEPTSLVPQYLRRPDAVATADRAAKTRA, from the coding sequence GTGCTGATACTCGCCGTGGACACCTCCACTCCCGCCGTGACGGCCGGGGTGGTGCGGCTCGACGACACCGGCCCGCAGCCGCTCGCGACGCGCGTCACCGTCGACGCCCGTAAGCACGCCGAAGTTCTCACCCCACACATCCTCGAGTGCCTCGCCGACGCCGGCATCAGCGCGGACGACCTGTCCGCTGTCGTCGTCGGCACCGGACCGGGGCCGTTCACCGGCCTGCGCGTGGGCATGGCGACGGGAGCCGCCTTCGGTGACGCCCTCGGCATCCCGGTGCACGGTGTCGGCAGTCTCGATGCCATCGCCGCGGCCGTGCCCGGTGATCGCGAGGTCCTCGTCGTCACGGATGCGCGTCGCCGGGAGGTGTACTGGGCACGGTTCCGCGGCGCCGAGCGCATCGCCGGACCGTTCGTCTCGCCCGCCGCGGACATCGTCGTGGGGGAGTCGACGGTGGTGGCCGGATCGGCACTGCACGTCGATCTGGTGGACCTGCCCGTGGAACCGGTCGAGAGTCCGTCCCCGGAATGCCTCGTCGCCGTGGCCGCGCAGGCGCTGCGCTCCGGCGCGGAGCCGACGTCGTTGGTGCCGCAGTATCTCCGGCGTCCCGACGCGGTCGCGACGGCCGATCGAGCGGCGAAGACCCGCGCATGA
- the rimI gene encoding ribosomal protein S18-alanine N-acetyltransferase — MIGTVEPMRVEDADRCAELEAVLFPTDGPWPASAFVEELRGPHVRYFVVREDDGRAVGYAGIALLGKGEDTESEVHTIGVDPAAQRRGIGRALLDALLHEADLHGGPVFLEVRTDNEPAIELYRRAGFDIVGTRRRYYQPSGADAYTMTRPAPTTRGGHP; from the coding sequence ATGATCGGCACGGTCGAACCGATGCGCGTCGAGGACGCGGACCGGTGCGCGGAGCTCGAGGCCGTGCTGTTCCCCACCGACGGGCCCTGGCCCGCATCGGCCTTCGTCGAGGAACTGCGCGGCCCGCACGTGCGGTACTTCGTCGTGCGAGAGGACGACGGTCGGGCCGTCGGGTACGCCGGGATCGCGTTGCTGGGCAAGGGCGAGGACACCGAGTCCGAGGTCCACACCATCGGCGTCGATCCCGCCGCGCAGCGTCGCGGTATCGGCAGGGCACTGCTCGACGCGTTGCTGCACGAGGCGGACCTGCACGGCGGTCCGGTGTTCCTCGAGGTGCGCACCGACAACGAGCCGGCCATCGAGTTGTACCGCCGGGCGGGCTTCGACATCGTCGGGACGCGCCGCCGCTACTACCAGCCCAGCGGTGCGGACGCGTACACCATGACCAGGCCCGCCCCGACTACGAGAGGTGGTCACCCGTGA